One Candidatus Poribacteria bacterium genomic window carries:
- the hypB gene encoding hydrogenase nickel incorporation protein HypB — MSIKVVESREGEIFDIELEESLLRKNEELAQRNRQLLESKGITAIDVMGSIGSGKTTLIKQIVRRLKDKYSIAVIAGDLTTTIDADSIREEGVQVVQVNTGKECHLDANLVGRSLEEIDLDEIDLLFIENVGNLICPGEFPLGAHKRVVVISVTEGPYMVVKHPYIFMDAVAVAINKIDLAGPMGVDISKLEMDARRIKPSIKVIWTNGLTGDGIEDLIEAIGV; from the coding sequence ATGTCGATTAAGGTGGTTGAAAGTCGGGAAGGAGAGATCTTCGACATCGAGCTTGAGGAGAGCCTCCTCAGGAAGAACGAGGAACTGGCTCAACGGAACAGACAACTGCTCGAATCAAAGGGCATCACGGCCATTGACGTTATGGGATCAATCGGATCGGGGAAGACCACCCTGATAAAGCAGATCGTCAGAAGGCTGAAAGATAAATATTCCATAGCCGTTATAGCGGGCGATCTGACCACAACGATAGACGCTGACAGTATCCGCGAGGAGGGGGTTCAGGTGGTTCAGGTCAATACCGGCAAGGAATGCCATCTGGACGCCAATCTGGTCGGCAGATCTCTTGAAGAGATAGATCTGGATGAGATAGATCTGCTGTTTATAGAAAATGTGGGAAACCTGATCTGCCCGGGGGAATTTCCCCTGGGAGCACATAAGAGAGTAGTCGTCATATCGGTAACGGAGGGGCCATATATGGTGGTCAAACACCCTTATATCTTCATGGATGCCGTCGCTGTGGCGATAAATAAGATCGATCTGGCCGGACCGATGGGCGTGGATATATCCAAGCTTGAGATGGACGCCCGTAGGATAAAACCCTCCATCAAGGTGATCTGGACAAATGGATTGACCGGTGACGGTATAGAGGATCTAATCGAGGCGATAGGTGTTTAG
- the hypA gene encoding hydrogenase maturation nickel metallochaperone HypA — translation MHELSVAQEIAHLVLDAASQKGAKSVLKIELEIGELSFLSLEQMRFWLKTCLENTIASEAKVILSTVKPVVRCDSCGYEGDIQVDDDPALHFILPVLSCPRCGSDDVEIVQGRDCVLRRIEVEV, via the coding sequence ATGCACGAATTGTCCGTCGCCCAGGAGATAGCACATCTCGTCTTAGACGCCGCATCACAAAAGGGGGCCAAATCGGTGTTAAAGATCGAGCTTGAGATCGGAGAGCTCTCCTTCCTCAGCCTCGAGCAGATGAGATTCTGGCTGAAGACCTGCCTGGAGAACACGATCGCCTCTGAAGCGAAGGTAATCCTATCAACTGTTAAGCCCGTTGTCAGGTGTGATTCATGTGGATATGAAGGGGATATCCAGGTGGATGATGACCCGGCGTTGCATTTTATACTCCCCGTGCTCTCATGCCCCAGATGTGGTTCCGATGACGTGGAGATCGTTCAGGGCAGGGATTGTGTTTTAAGGCGAATTGAGGTGGAGGTGTGA
- a CDS encoding DUF72 domain-containing protein has translation MLPGGEEGLNIRVGTSGYSFKDWRGTFYPEKLRIADMLRYYAGCFNVVEVNSTYYRIPSLKTFQRMADKTPDGFEFTVKTHSDVTHSREKVEESAKALQESIQPLIETGKFGAFLAQFPYSFKLSSENLRYLAEISRIFEGYPLVVEFRHRSWVRDDVFEFLRENGISYCCVDEPRLRGLVPPVTLATGEIGYVRFHGRNAAKWWEGGSSERYDYLYSERELVEWRPKIEKLARETDKTYVFFNNCHNGQAAINAQMMLDILGLRRRENVD, from the coding sequence ATGTTACCGGGAGGAGAGGAAGGATTGAACATAAGAGTGGGAACTTCCGGATATAGCTTTAAGGATTGGAGGGGAACATTCTATCCGGAGAAGCTGAGGATCGCGGATATGCTCAGATACTACGCCGGTTGTTTCAACGTCGTTGAGGTGAATTCCACCTACTACCGGATTCCATCCCTCAAGACGTTCCAGAGAATGGCGGATAAGACCCCTGACGGATTTGAGTTCACGGTCAAGACCCACTCGGATGTAACCCATTCGAGGGAGAAGGTTGAGGAGTCTGCAAAGGCGCTCCAGGAGTCGATCCAACCGCTCATCGAGACGGGCAAATTCGGTGCCTTTCTGGCCCAGTTCCCCTACTCCTTTAAGCTTTCATCTGAGAATTTGAGGTATCTGGCGGAGATCAGTCGTATCTTCGAGGGATACCCGCTTGTGGTCGAGTTCAGACATCGATCCTGGGTGAGAGATGACGTCTTCGAGTTCCTCAGGGAAAACGGCATAAGCTATTGCTGCGTCGATGAGCCGAGGTTGAGGGGACTTGTACCTCCCGTCACCCTGGCGACTGGAGAGATCGGATACGTGAGGTTCCACGGCAGAAATGCCGCTAAATGGTGGGAGGGTGGATCGTCCGAAAGATACGATTACCTTTATTCCGAAAGGGAGCTCGTCGAGTGGAGACCTAAAATCGAGAAACTTGCCCGGGAGACGGATAAGACCTACGTCTTCTTCAATAACTGCCATAACGGGCAGGCAGCGATAAACGCTCAGATGATGCTTGATATCCTGGGATTACGGAGGAGAGAGAATGTCGATTAA
- a CDS encoding tetratricopeptide repeat protein, protein MLRRSVPISFLLIWITALAFGQYAVIYKLDGDRITGKWLGADGISVRVRLQDGSQVRVPVDQIRVIEFLSKKGIRPTYEAFKRYRNGLDFLDLGMVDEAKREFMEAIREMPRFPDPYYELAKILEKEGKTEEAFRYYALVATLAPERYNMADKFKAMAERYLRENQIDKAAEAYYRLYTCFPGSPFAQEAIYKAGFLFAEKLDKPEKAVQALRSAVQSFPEDPQAPKAQFMIGRLLIKLGRYEEALAALTDFINQHPQSEWLDDAHFARGLAYHELRRHQEAIEEFSFVKNTSSDANLISEASNMISESAWEVYTISDGLPANEVQALALDGNYLWVGTSKGLACFDISEGKLTPSPDMPDLKGVNVRALAVSGKEVWVGTLNSGIIRIDKSTGAKREYTILDGLPSKHVSDVKLMDDEVWAATFGGVATLDGSSDTWVKYTRQDGLSGNDAVSIAITSDRVWVATSMNGLNMFDRKSKTWTTFSSAQGLPSDSIRSVLATDTSVWIGWYSHNRNGYGKYDLLQNKWYSTILAEEDDVTLVEDIFLALNGEEFWVATDAGAFVELPVVGWDSINYPSKFSEVRVNCMIVSGSIAWFGTSEGLGKLDYGMLKRLRGSE, encoded by the coding sequence ATGTTAAGGAGATCAGTCCCTATATCCTTTCTCTTGATATGGATCACAGCCCTGGCATTTGGTCAGTATGCGGTGATATACAAGTTGGATGGCGATAGGATAACCGGGAAGTGGTTAGGAGCCGATGGGATTTCCGTTCGGGTGAGATTGCAGGATGGAAGTCAGGTCAGGGTGCCGGTGGATCAAATCCGGGTGATCGAATTTCTCTCCAAGAAAGGAATAAGGCCCACATATGAGGCGTTCAAGCGATATAGAAACGGTCTTGACTTTCTGGACCTCGGAATGGTCGATGAGGCGAAAAGGGAGTTCATGGAGGCTATCCGCGAGATGCCCCGATTCCCCGATCCGTATTATGAGTTGGCTAAGATCCTGGAAAAGGAGGGGAAAACGGAGGAGGCGTTCAGGTATTATGCCCTGGTCGCCACGTTAGCCCCTGAAAGGTATAACATGGCGGACAAATTCAAGGCGATGGCGGAGAGGTATCTGCGGGAGAATCAGATCGATAAGGCGGCTGAGGCATATTACAGGCTTTACACCTGTTTCCCCGGCTCTCCCTTCGCTCAAGAGGCGATCTATAAGGCGGGATTTCTCTTCGCCGAGAAACTCGATAAACCGGAAAAGGCCGTCCAGGCCCTCAGAAGCGCCGTTCAATCCTTCCCGGAAGATCCACAGGCCCCAAAGGCACAGTTCATGATCGGCAGGCTCCTCATAAAGCTCGGCAGATATGAGGAGGCTTTGGCCGCTTTAACCGACTTTATAAATCAACATCCCCAAAGCGAGTGGCTGGACGACGCTCATTTCGCAAGGGGATTGGCCTATCATGAGCTGAGAAGACACCAGGAGGCGATTGAGGAGTTTAGCTTCGTCAAAAACACATCCTCGGATGCTAATCTCATAAGCGAAGCCTCCAACATGATAAGCGAGAGCGCCTGGGAGGTCTATACCATATCGGATGGGCTGCCCGCAAATGAGGTGCAGGCGCTAGCTCTAGATGGGAACTATCTCTGGGTCGGAACGTCGAAGGGACTTGCGTGCTTCGATATATCTGAGGGTAAACTCACACCTTCCCCCGATATGCCGGATCTCAAAGGGGTTAACGTCAGAGCGCTTGCTGTCAGTGGGAAGGAGGTGTGGGTGGGCACCCTTAACTCGGGGATAATCCGAATCGATAAGAGCACCGGTGCCAAGCGTGAATACACTATATTGGACGGTCTGCCCAGCAAACACGTGTCGGATGTAAAGCTGATGGATGACGAGGTATGGGCCGCAACCTTCGGCGGAGTGGCTACCCTGGATGGATCGTCCGATACCTGGGTTAAATACACGAGGCAGGACGGCCTTTCCGGTAACGATGCCGTCTCAATAGCCATCACGAGCGACCGCGTTTGGGTGGCCACCTCCATGAACGGTCTTAACATGTTCGATAGAAAGAGCAAGACCTGGACCACCTTTTCATCGGCTCAGGGGCTGCCGAGCGATTCCATCAGATCCGTACTCGCCACCGATACATCGGTGTGGATCGGCTGGTATAGCCACAATAGAAACGGATATGGGAAATACGATCTGCTGCAGAACAAATGGTATTCTACCATCCTGGCGGAGGAAGATGATGTAACGCTGGTGGAGGATATATTCCTGGCGCTAAACGGCGAGGAGTTTTGGGTGGCAACCGATGCGGGGGCTTTCGTGGAGCTTCCCGTGGTGGGATGGGATAGCATAAATTATCCCTCCAAGTTCAGCGAGGTAAGGGTCAACTGTATGATCGTATCCGGATCGATAGCCTGGTTCGGGACAAGCGAGGGATTGGGAAAGCTGGATTATGGCATGCTAAAACGGTTGAGGGGAAGCGAGTGA
- a CDS encoding TGS domain-containing protein, with amino-acid sequence MPANLPPQYYETKRRYEAAKTAEEKIKVLEEMLAIMPKHKGTDKLRAELRSKIARLKKERIESRKGGKRGKNYHIRKQGAAQIALLGAPNSGKSSLLSALTNARPRISPSPYTTQEPMAGMVPFENISFQLIDLPPVTADFMRPWMNDIFRNADLIALVADLSTDEVLDGIEGPVQKLKEHDIELVSRPPEEEEDINFDRVFKRCFILANKADSEGARDRLEVVSDLYGERFEIIPVSAVTGEGLEELKKAIFRIADIIRIYTKAPGKKPDLTAPIILPKGSAVLDAAEEIHKDFVEKFRYARIWGPGRIDGQSVSRTEILRDGDILEFHI; translated from the coding sequence TTGCCGGCCAATCTCCCCCCGCAGTATTATGAGACCAAAAGGCGATATGAGGCGGCGAAGACCGCTGAGGAGAAGATAAAGGTTCTGGAGGAGATGCTGGCGATCATGCCCAAACATAAGGGCACCGATAAGCTCCGGGCGGAACTCCGATCGAAGATCGCACGGTTGAAAAAGGAGCGGATTGAATCCAGAAAGGGAGGCAAACGGGGCAAAAACTATCACATTAGAAAGCAGGGGGCAGCCCAGATAGCCCTTCTCGGAGCACCGAATTCGGGCAAATCCAGCCTCCTATCCGCCTTAACGAATGCAAGGCCGCGGATATCCCCCTCGCCCTATACAACCCAGGAACCTATGGCCGGAATGGTGCCATTTGAGAACATCAGCTTTCAGCTCATAGACCTACCTCCGGTTACCGCCGATTTCATGAGACCCTGGATGAACGATATCTTCAGAAACGCCGATCTGATCGCTTTGGTGGCCGACCTTTCAACCGACGAGGTGCTTGATGGAATCGAAGGTCCCGTCCAGAAGCTTAAAGAACACGATATAGAGTTGGTGAGCAGACCTCCTGAGGAGGAAGAGGATATCAACTTCGATAGGGTCTTTAAGAGGTGTTTCATCCTGGCCAACAAAGCTGACTCTGAAGGAGCGAGAGATAGGCTGGAGGTCGTTTCGGACCTCTACGGTGAGAGGTTTGAGATCATACCCGTCTCCGCCGTCACAGGCGAGGGTCTGGAGGAGTTGAAGAAGGCGATCTTCAGGATAGCCGACATAATAAGGATCTATACCAAGGCGCCGGGGAAGAAACCGGATCTCACAGCGCCTATCATCCTACCCAAGGGAAGCGCCGTCCTAGATGCCGCCGAAGAGATACACAAGGACTTCGTCGAAAAGTTCAGATATGCCCGCATATGGGGGCCGGGAAGGATAGACGGTCAAAGCGTCAGCAGAACGGAGATACTCCGGGATGGCGATATACTGGAGTTCCACATATAG
- a CDS encoding LacI family DNA-binding transcriptional regulator: MLTRETRKLTIQMIADMAGVSKATVSRVINNKPSVAEETRKRVLEIIERYNYVPNIFAQALNLNRSQAIGLITTEITNIVTAEIASVIERTAKEKGYTLILCLTGGNVKEEISHVKSLCERKVDGMIIIHAGSTDRREETEHLFQLKEYGVPFVLVCDPILGLETDYVLIDHERGAYDAVKHLLDLGHRRIGYISGPKGLYTEMARFRGYKRALRDHGVKVDKRLVREGSYGLEEGYKAAIDLLSMKNRPSAIFAFNDMEAIGVLRAARELEIRVPNELAVVGTDDVQIAPLLEVPLTTVCFPKKRIGQVAVELLLEQIEAKGSPRLDRGFRKVHIGHYLVIRESCGAKLR; encoded by the coding sequence TTGCTGACAAGGGAGACGAGAAAACTAACAATTCAGATGATAGCTGACATGGCGGGAGTTTCAAAAGCCACCGTATCGAGGGTCATCAACAATAAACCCTCCGTTGCCGAGGAGACAAGAAAGAGAGTCCTGGAGATAATCGAGAGGTACAACTATGTTCCCAATATCTTCGCCCAGGCGCTGAACCTCAACCGAAGTCAAGCCATCGGGCTCATAACGACCGAGATCACCAACATCGTCACCGCCGAGATAGCCTCTGTCATAGAGAGGACGGCCAAGGAGAAAGGCTATACGTTAATACTCTGTCTCACAGGGGGAAACGTGAAGGAGGAGATCTCCCACGTGAAGAGCCTATGTGAGAGAAAGGTGGACGGGATGATTATCATTCACGCCGGCAGCACCGATAGAAGGGAGGAGACGGAACATCTGTTTCAACTGAAGGAATACGGCGTTCCTTTCGTGCTCGTGTGCGACCCTATCCTGGGCCTGGAAACCGATTATGTGCTTATCGATCATGAAAGGGGAGCTTATGACGCCGTGAAACATCTGCTTGATCTGGGACATAGGAGAATCGGTTACATCTCAGGTCCCAAAGGCCTGTATACTGAGATGGCGCGGTTCAGGGGATATAAGAGGGCCCTCAGGGATCATGGCGTGAAGGTGGATAAAAGGCTGGTGAGGGAAGGCAGCTACGGACTTGAGGAGGGGTACAAGGCAGCGATCGATCTTCTGAGCATGAAGAACCGCCCCTCTGCCATCTTCGCCTTCAACGATATGGAGGCCATAGGGGTGCTACGGGCAGCGAGAGAGTTGGAAATACGCGTTCCAAATGAGCTGGCTGTGGTGGGCACAGATGACGTGCAGATAGCTCCTCTCCTGGAAGTGCCCCTCACCACCGTCTGCTTCCCTAAAAAACGGATAGGACAGGTGGCCGTGGAGCTGCTCTTGGAACAGATCGAAGCGAAAGGCTCCCCCAGATTGGATAGAGGTTTCAGGAAAGTACATATAGGACACTATCTCGTCATAAGGGAGTCCTGTGGAGCTAAACTCCGGTGA